One window of the Podospora pseudopauciseta strain CBS 411.78 chromosome 4, whole genome shotgun sequence genome contains the following:
- a CDS encoding hypothetical protein (EggNog:ENOG503P3UM), translating to MDQDQFGGRTDDDLFADDIEPVSYEGEAVDPPPATTFKPESPEVSQQPAAEVIPDPPVRAQLGGLAQSRHNYPDRSRASNNKSNDNRSFTKVPPASAPSNTTSTPANAPSGPKSYVHRGKLKPNNNTAAASDIRTLSGGMQRSRMSQAESDKMMEEKRLASVEKERKFQRIKQDEEEHAIAVAKGEEEALKRKQEEAAGLRKRKPRDAPKPKPAPVERNKYDADRMQNKGRKGTRAPWDQDKVDLDQAAAFRKGANREVKGSTGSGLGASRYASQEPSREHVDQESDAFGKHNSRQNKQGRTLFEADDAYRQKQEAFRQNKGGHQPSAVSQPLTTKSSQKPKPTEDFPVLPSSGPTATNTVISPSWVKPVGDWAEDVEG from the coding sequence ATGGACCAAGATCAGTTCGGCGGCCGCACCGATGATGACCTCTTTGCCGACGATATCGAACCTGTCTCGTACGAGGGAGAAGCCGTCGACCCCCCGCCGGCGACCACCTTCAAGCCAGAGTCCCCCGAGGTTTCTCAACAACCAGCGGCAGAGGTTATACCAGACCCTCCTGTTCGCGCACAACTCGGGGGGCTAGCCCAGTCAAGACATAACTACCCAGACAGATCCCGCGcatccaacaacaagagcaaTGACAACAGGTCTTTTACCAAGGTACCACCTGCTTCGGCTCCCTCGAATACCACCAGTACACCGGCGAACGCACCGTCGGGTCCGAAAAGCTATGTCCACAGGGGGAAATTGAagccaaacaacaacaccgccgcGGCGAGCGATATCCGCACGCTGAGTGGCGGGATGCAACGCTCCAGGATGAGTCAGGCTGAGTCTgacaagatgatggaggagaaaagaCTTGCTTCTGTTGAGAAGGAGCGGAAGTTCCAACGGATCAAacaggatgaggaggaacaCGCCATTGCTGTTGCCaagggcgaagaagaggcaTTGAAGCGCAaacaggaggaggctgctggcCTGAGAAAACGCAAGCCGAGAGATGCGCCCAAGCCGAAGCCGGCCCCGGTGGAGAGAAACAAGTATGATGCAGACCGGATGCAAAACAAGGGTCGTAAAGGGACGAGAGCACCATGGGACCAAGACAAGGTGGATTTAGACCAAGCGGCCGCCTTCAGAAAGGGGGCGAATCGCGAAGTAAAGGGATCAACAGGATCAGGGTTGGGAGCAAGCAGGTATGCTTCCCAGGAGCCAAGCCGTGAACATGTCGACCAGGAAAGCGATGCATTTGGAAAACACAACTCTAGGCAGAACAAACAAGGGAGGACCTTGTTCGAAGCGGACGACGCATACAGACAAAAGCAGGAGGCGTTTAGACAAAACAAGGGCGGACATCAGCCCTCGGCCGTGTCACAACCGCTCACAACCAAGTCAAGTCAAAAGCCCAAGCCAACTGAGGATTTTCCAGTGCTACCGTCGTCAGGCCCTACCGCTACAAACACGGTGATCAGTCCCAGTTGGGTGAAGCCGGTTGGAGATTGGGCTGAGGACGTTGAAGGGTAG
- a CDS encoding hypothetical protein (COG:S; EggNog:ENOG503P42Z) yields the protein MHHEGPVSTMPMTFVLSTSTPLFWASWQPQNAGDYAATCIFLVVLAAWTRVLMAIRHTLERASWGRKSSYPAYHRHKVGSDEETDEHIHGSGSSNAIPTLAQPVKPVSGARIILMGLRSYWLDTPLSLRLARAGFDMAIAGHAYLVMLAVMTMNVGYFLAVLIGVFAGTFLFTAAKDNNGGHPDEDEC from the exons ATGCATCACGAGGGTCCCGTGTCAACGATGCCTATGACGTTCGTTCTGTCGACATCAACGCCACTGTTTTGGGCCTCGTGGCAACCCCAAAACGCAGGCGACTACGCGGCAACGTGCATCTTTCTCGTGGTTCTTGCTGCGTGGACACGTGTGTTGATGGCCATCCGGCACACTCTTGAGCGCGCAAGCTGGGGGAGGAAGTCGTCGTACCCAGCATACCACCGACACAAAGTTGGCAGCGACGAGGAGACTGACGAGCACATACATGGCTCCGGCTCCAGCAATGCAATACCAACACTTGCACAGCCTGTCAAACCTGTCAGCGGTGCCCGGATAATCCTAATGGGTTTGCGAAGCTATTGGCTCGACACACCACTCTCATTGAGACTCGCGAGGGCAGGCTTCGATATGGCCATAGCAGGTCATGCATATCTCGT AATGTTGGCTGTGATGACGATGAACGTCGGATACTTCCTTGCCGTATTGATAGGTGTATTTGCTGGGACCTTCCTGTTTACCGCTGCCAAGGATAACAACGGCGGACACCCAGATGAAGATGAATGTTAG
- the GPI16 gene encoding Subunit of the glycosylphosphatidylinositol transamidase complex-like protein (EggNog:ENOG503NUNX; COG:M; COG:O; BUSCO:EOG09261LEU): MRQLFSFALLSFVSFSSLLSSASAAAADYHEQLVLRPLPLSALLASFNFRSNTSLSEFEAHNFRFFPRSLGQILQHAGTQELHLRFSLGRWDSESWGARPWGGAREGGTGVELWAWLQAATDEEADHKWLTLTNALSGLFCASLNFIDGTRTTRPVMSFQPEGDHPNMTAADTHLLYGVLPHEVVCTENLTPFLKLLPCKGKAGIATLLDGHKLFDASWQSMAIDVKPICPPGAECVLQIELTIDMVLDIDRSKRPRGNPIPRPPPGHELPCNTSKSYHAPDTCFPTDHQANQDWTLSQIFGRTMKGTCPLTDPAVPPVCLHVPDSRSVFHSDGVLEKKNLDRVSRCFEIQPDVDFEIVLPAPEDESAVVVKPVTPLLYAERSFTGHGQERGGVQTILHNPSPDTEVEFVYMESLPWFMRIYLHTMSARIQGQTAKDDSLIKEVYYRPAVDRARGTQLEVRMRVPPASTVFLTYDFEKSILRYTEYPPDANRGFDVAAAVITILSPAAYNLRTTSLLCSLPTPDFSMPYNVIIFTSTAIALAFGGMFNILVRRFVAADEGPEVGLAALKKRIQGRVSLLVEKLKKGKTGNASDESGTKPDKLETVDTAQSIEGALKE, from the exons ATGCGTCAACTATTTTCCTTCGCTTTGCTCTCGTTCgtttccttttcctctcttctttcttcagcATCCGCCGCCGCGGCAGACTACCACGAACAGCTCGTCCTTCGACCACTGCCGCTGTCGGCACTTTTAGCAAGCTTCAATTTCCGATCCAACACTTCGCTCTCCGAATTTGAAGCGCACAACTTCCGATTCTTCCCTCGATCGCTCGGACAAATTCTCCAACATGCCGGCACCCAAGAGCTGCACCTGAGGTTTAgcctggggaggtgggattCCGAGAGCTGGGGCGCAAGACCATGGGGCGGCGCCAGGGAAGGGGGAACAGGCGTTGAGCTGTGGGCTTGGCTACAAGCTGCGACGGACGAGGA GGCCGATCACAAGTGGCTGACGCTGACGAATGCGCTCTCTGGCCTCTTTTGCGCCTCGCTCAACTTCATCGATGGCACCCGAACCACCCGACCCGTTATGTCCTTCCAGCCCGAGGGCGACCATCCGAATATGACTGCCGCCGACACACATTTGCTCTATGGCGTTCTGCCCCATGAGGTGGTGTGCACCGAGAACCTTACCCCTTTCCTGAAGCTTCTACCATGCAAGGGCAAGGCGGGCATTGCCACCCTGCTCGATGGACACAAGCTGTTTGATGCCTCATGGCAGAGCATGGCTATTGATGTCAAGCCTATCTGCCCCCCCGGTGCAGAGTGCGTCTTGCAGATCGAGCTGACCATAGATATGGTCCTTGATATTGACCGGTCCAAACGGCCGAGGG GTAACCCGATTCCTAGGCCCCCTCCCGGCCATGAGCTCCCCTGCAATACCTCGAAATCGTACCACGCGCCCGACACGTGCTTCCCCACCGATCACCAGGCCAACCAAGACTGGACGCTGTCCCAAATCTTTGGCAGAACGATGAAGGGAACATGCCCCTTGACAGACCCAGCCGTTCCACCGGTTTGCCTCCATGTTCCGGATTCGCGCAGCGTTTTTCACTCCGATGGCGTCCTCGAAAAGAAGAATCTCGACCGGGTTTCGCGCTGCTTTGAGATCCAGCCAGACGTTGATTTCGAGATTGTGCTGCCGGCCCCGGAAGATGAGTCAGCTGTTGTCGTCAAACCAGTGACTCCTTTGCTATACGCCGAGCGCAGCTTCACGGGTCATGGCCAGGAACGCGGTGGCGTGCAAACCATCCTACACAACCCAAGTCCCGACACGGAAGTCGAGTTTGTCTACATGGAGTCTCTTCCGTGGTTCATGCGCATCTACCTGCACACCATGTCCGCTCGTATTCAGGGGCAGACCGCCAAGGACGACTCCTTGATCAAGGAGGTCTACTATCGCCCGGCTGTCGACCGCGCAAGGGGCACGCAGCTTGAAGTGCGCATGCGCGTCCCGCCAGCATCCACCGTCTTCTTGACTTACGACTTTGAGAAATCCATTCTCCGATATACCGAATACCCCCCGGATGCCAACAGGGGGTTTGATGTTGCGGCTGCCGTCATTACCATTTTGAGCCCGGCTGCCTACAACCTCCGAACCACGTCCTTGTTGTGCAGTTTGCCGACCCCGGATTTCAGCATGCCATATAACGTTATCATTTTCACTTCTACAGCTATCGCACTGGCATTTGGAGGCATGTTCAATATCCTCGTGAGAAGGTTCGTGGCTGCGGATGAAGGGCCTGAGGTGGGTCTGGCTGCGCTCAAGAAGAGGATTCAGGGGCGTGTTAGTTTGTTGGTGGAAAagctcaagaagggcaagactGGCAACGCCTCAGATGAATCAGGCACAAAACCTGACAAGCTTGAGACCGTTGACACGGCCCAAAGCATAGAGGGAGCTTTGAAGGAGTGA